A genomic stretch from Sphingorhabdus pulchriflava includes:
- the pabB gene encoding aminodeoxychorismate synthase component I, whose translation MIDVTEPFVLLDDARRGDASPARLYTRPQRTIVATDAVELEHAFDELKLAQQAGRHVAGFLSYEAGFALEPKLSAKLAGRQMPKPLCWFGIFDGYEEIGADIIPSQLPASDGSWLGAVRPSISRAAYGDAFDAVEDYIEAGDIYQANLTFRASARYAGNPLALYAAIRPRAAAGYGGVIWTGQDWFLSFSPELFFALRDGRVTAKPMKGTAIRGADAITDKTLADELRTDPKQRAENLMIVDLLRNDLSRIAKAASVEVPHLFAVESYPTVHQMTSTVTAELDNGKDAVDLLRAIYPCGSITGAPKIRAMEIIDEVETSPRGIYCGSIGRIDPHGDAAFNVAIRTFHLNEADKQASLGLGSGVVADSEVATEWAECLAKGEFARVQRRDFDLIETMRFEPASGILRLELHLERIKASAQALDFEFDRHEARNRLHAATFHLDHDAKIRLLASRSGSLSIEIGIAPAITDEPFRVAILPLPVDGTDFRLRHKTTDRAFYDDARNAAPVDEVLFIDRDGNLTEGSFTCIYIERDGQLCTPPLSRGLLPSVLRRELIESGRAIEADLKVADVTGQFLLGNSLRGLIPARRVA comes from the coding sequence ATGATCGACGTGACTGAGCCCTTTGTCCTGCTTGACGATGCCCGGCGCGGCGATGCGTCGCCTGCCCGGTTGTACACGAGGCCACAAAGAACGATTGTCGCAACCGATGCAGTTGAACTGGAACATGCTTTCGACGAGCTAAAGTTGGCTCAGCAGGCCGGGAGGCACGTCGCAGGATTTCTGTCCTACGAAGCCGGATTTGCACTTGAACCGAAATTGTCGGCTAAGCTGGCAGGGCGGCAAATGCCGAAGCCGCTTTGCTGGTTTGGGATTTTCGACGGCTATGAAGAAATCGGGGCGGACATAATTCCAAGCCAGCTACCCGCATCCGATGGCAGCTGGTTGGGTGCGGTGCGGCCCTCTATCAGTCGTGCAGCCTATGGCGACGCGTTTGATGCGGTCGAAGACTATATCGAGGCAGGCGATATCTACCAGGCAAACCTGACTTTCAGGGCAAGCGCGCGTTATGCGGGCAATCCGCTGGCGCTTTATGCCGCAATCCGGCCGCGAGCGGCGGCGGGCTATGGTGGCGTGATCTGGACAGGGCAGGACTGGTTTCTCTCCTTCTCACCCGAGCTGTTCTTCGCGCTGCGTGACGGCCGGGTTACGGCAAAGCCGATGAAGGGAACCGCCATACGCGGAGCAGATGCGATTACTGACAAGACTTTGGCAGACGAATTGCGCACCGATCCCAAGCAGCGTGCCGAGAATTTGATGATCGTCGATCTGCTGCGCAATGATCTGTCGCGCATCGCCAAGGCCGCTTCGGTGGAAGTACCGCACCTTTTTGCGGTGGAAAGCTACCCCACGGTTCACCAGATGACCTCAACGGTTACGGCGGAGTTGGACAATGGCAAGGATGCAGTCGATTTGCTTCGCGCTATCTATCCCTGCGGCTCGATCACCGGGGCACCAAAGATCCGCGCGATGGAGATTATCGATGAGGTGGAGACCAGCCCCCGCGGCATCTATTGCGGTTCAATCGGGCGCATCGATCCCCATGGCGATGCCGCCTTCAACGTTGCCATTCGCACATTTCACTTGAACGAAGCGGACAAGCAGGCAAGCTTGGGGCTTGGTTCGGGGGTGGTTGCAGATTCCGAAGTTGCAACTGAATGGGCAGAGTGCCTGGCCAAGGGGGAATTTGCGCGGGTGCAGCGACGCGACTTTGATCTGATTGAAACCATGCGGTTCGAACCCGCCTCCGGGATACTGCGCCTGGAACTGCATCTAGAGCGGATAAAGGCGAGTGCGCAGGCGCTCGATTTCGAATTTGACCGGCACGAGGCACGCAACCGGCTGCACGCCGCCACCTTCCATCTCGATCATGACGCCAAGATACGTCTGCTGGCTTCGCGCAGCGGCAGCCTGTCGATTGAGATAGGCATTGCTCCGGCGATAACCGATGAGCCGTTCCGCGTGGCCATACTCCCTCTTCCCGTTGATGGCACCGATTTTCGCCTACGACATAAGACGACGGACAGGGCTTTCTACGATGACGCGCGAAATGCCGCTCCGGTGGATGAGGTGCTGTTCATCGACCGGGATGGTAATCTTACCGAAGGCAGCTTCACCTGTATTTATATCGAGCGCGATGGCCAGCTTTGCACCCCCCCATTGTCGCGCGGGTTGCTGCCTTCTGTGCTGCGTCGTGAACTGATCGAAAGCGGGCGCGCCATCGAAGCGGATCTGAAGGTCGCTGATGTGACAGGCCAATTTCTGCTGGGCAACAGTTTGCGCGGTCTGATCCCGGCCAGAAGGGTTGCGTAA
- the mobA gene encoding molybdenum cofactor guanylyltransferase, with product MKLLGAILAGGQSRRFGSDKAEALYEGRALLDHVADVVRPQVTELVVAGREWPGLSKAADLPEAGIGPLGGLAGALDHAWRHDFDAVLSSGCDVIGIPADLAERLDAGPAIVADMPIVGLWPVSMREVLLDWLSDSANRSVYKFADHIGARRVELGTPLRNINRLDDLP from the coding sequence ATGAAGCTGCTCGGCGCGATCCTTGCTGGTGGTCAATCGCGTCGGTTTGGCTCGGACAAGGCTGAGGCGCTTTACGAGGGACGGGCGCTGCTCGACCATGTTGCCGATGTCGTGCGACCGCAGGTTACCGAACTGGTTGTCGCGGGGCGCGAATGGCCGGGACTTTCCAAGGCCGCCGATTTGCCGGAGGCGGGGATTGGCCCGCTCGGCGGCCTTGCCGGCGCCCTTGATCATGCATGGCGTCATGATTTTGATGCGGTGCTCAGTTCAGGCTGCGACGTAATCGGGATTCCGGCTGACCTTGCGGAACGGCTGGATGCGGGGCCTGCGATAGTTGCGGATATGCCGATTGTCGGATTGTGGCCCGTATCGATGCGGGAGGTGCTCCTCGATTGGCTTTCGGATTCGGCGAACCGTTCAGTTTACAAGTTTGCCGACCATATCGGAGCGCGACGGGTGGAACTTGGCACCCCTCTGCGGAACATCAATCGCCTGGACGATCTGCCTTAG
- the fghA gene encoding S-formylglutathione hydrolase, with translation MTIETLSTNRSFGGTQGVYSHASVETGTTMTFSVFVPDHAPGAKLPVVWYLSGLTCTHANVTEKGEFRRACAELGLIFVAPDTSPRGEGVPDDADGAYDFGLGAGFYVDATEAPFAQHYRMRSYVERELPGLIASNFAVDMSAQGIMGHSMGGHGALTISLRNPGRFRSTSAFAPIVAPAQVPWGQKALGGYLGQHRNAWSEYDACALIDGGARLPDLLVDQGEADNFLAEQLKTHLLEETCAKAEQKATIRMQPGYDHSYYFISTFMADHLAWHAERLK, from the coding sequence ATGACAATCGAAACGCTATCGACCAATCGCAGTTTCGGCGGAACGCAGGGGGTCTATTCTCATGCATCTGTCGAAACCGGAACCACAATGACCTTTTCGGTGTTCGTCCCCGACCATGCTCCGGGTGCTAAATTGCCAGTGGTCTGGTATCTCTCGGGCCTAACCTGCACCCACGCTAATGTGACCGAGAAAGGCGAGTTTCGCCGCGCGTGCGCCGAACTCGGATTGATTTTCGTCGCGCCCGACACCTCGCCGCGCGGAGAGGGCGTGCCCGACGATGCCGATGGCGCCTATGATTTCGGACTGGGTGCGGGCTTCTATGTCGACGCGACCGAAGCGCCCTTTGCGCAGCACTACCGGATGCGCAGCTATGTCGAGCGCGAACTGCCCGGGTTAATCGCAAGCAATTTCGCCGTCGATATGTCCGCCCAGGGAATCATGGGCCATTCTATGGGTGGGCATGGCGCGCTGACGATTTCGCTACGCAATCCGGGTCGCTTCCGTTCGACCTCTGCCTTTGCGCCGATCGTTGCGCCTGCACAGGTTCCGTGGGGGCAAAAGGCGTTGGGCGGATATCTGGGGCAACATCGAAATGCCTGGTCGGAATATGATGCCTGTGCGCTGATTGATGGCGGCGCACGCCTACCTGACTTGCTCGTCGATCAAGGGGAGGCCGACAATTTCCTAGCCGAGCAGTTGAAAACGCATTTGCTCGAAGAAACCTGTGCCAAGGCGGAGCAGAAGGCAACGATCCGAATGCAGCCCGGCTATGACCACAGCTATTATTTCATCTCGACCTTCATGGCCGATCACCTTGCCTGGCACGCCGAACGGCTGAAATGA
- a CDS encoding MSCRAMM family protein gives MKSIFSIFCQGLVALAIATGAVTAPVASAFAQSGWKASDDDQLLLDVRAGRYRVGDGVRGYQTDAGVCIDFADIIIAFDLPVRLDKKSRRATGWLFEESRTFTLDREAGRVQIMNKSSALAASDIYDTPEGWCVDSKALSRWLDVSLTPDLSDAMLVVKADRKLPFELAEERKERAAKVRPAATFDLRNLPQAKDPYRFWRTPSFDVVASTGFTKDAQGPAKFNARYDIFASGEIAGASYDARLSSNENGVPESFRVRAYRTSAEGTLLGPLKATHFGIGDVSLPASFLGSQTTAGRGLFVTNRPLSRPDNFDRTSFRGELPDGWDAELYRNDQLIGYFQSRGDGRYEFLDVPLLYGQNRMEVVLYGPQGQIKRDVRMIPVGANSIPPRETYYWAGIQDAGRDLFNFGDSDEQPYNGLRAGFGVERGLDAKTSVGASAISSIYEGRRDSYFEAMVRRAVGPTLVEVAGAANIDGGYAVRGQMLGQFGQAMVGAQSLWLFGGFRSEQYLPGLRGEHMLSVDHSIKIGTRSIPYGVSATLREWLNGNRTIEAKGRISFNIKNIAASTDIIWEQTKFAFGTDPPQKLDAQLRLSGRVGGLRLRGEARFGLMGETGFKESRITGEWRADDKANWRAELGYDARNKRARATFGYTRQFEKFALTGQVMGATDGAVAAQISLAFSMGPNPHGKGFHMSSEKLASSGQAAVLVYQDQNVDGIRQPNEPVEKAIEITAGLNGRGRATDDAGQTVIGGLEPYVPILIGIDASSLPDPFVQPANSGMVVVPRPGIPIVVELPLVSAGEISGYLLKEGGKSLNGVDIELLDKAGRVVKSTRSEYDGFFLFESVPYGQYRLRVGAVAASIVGVQPEISVAASLDRKSPTVDLGQVILKPSQRIAASN, from the coding sequence ATGAAGTCGATATTTTCCATCTTTTGCCAAGGCCTAGTTGCCCTGGCTATTGCCACCGGAGCTGTCACGGCCCCGGTGGCTTCTGCCTTTGCGCAGAGCGGATGGAAAGCCAGCGACGATGACCAATTGCTTCTCGACGTGCGCGCCGGTCGCTACCGTGTGGGCGATGGCGTGCGCGGCTATCAGACCGACGCCGGCGTTTGCATCGATTTTGCTGACATCATCATAGCTTTCGACCTTCCGGTACGGCTGGATAAAAAGTCGCGCCGCGCAACTGGCTGGTTGTTCGAAGAAAGCCGGACATTCACCCTCGACCGCGAAGCGGGTAGGGTACAAATCATGAACAAAAGTTCGGCGCTCGCTGCGTCGGATATTTATGATACGCCCGAAGGCTGGTGCGTGGACAGCAAAGCGCTCAGCCGTTGGCTCGATGTGTCGCTGACTCCCGATCTGTCCGACGCGATGCTTGTTGTGAAGGCGGATCGCAAATTGCCGTTCGAACTGGCCGAAGAGCGCAAAGAACGCGCCGCCAAAGTCCGCCCGGCTGCAACCTTTGACCTGCGTAATCTTCCGCAAGCCAAGGATCCTTATCGTTTTTGGCGTACGCCTTCGTTCGACGTCGTGGCGTCAACAGGCTTTACCAAGGATGCGCAGGGCCCAGCCAAATTCAACGCGCGTTATGATATCTTTGCCAGCGGTGAAATCGCGGGTGCCTCTTATGACGCGCGTTTGTCTTCGAACGAAAATGGTGTTCCCGAAAGCTTTCGCGTGCGCGCCTATCGGACGAGCGCAGAGGGTACTCTGCTCGGGCCACTGAAGGCCACGCATTTCGGGATCGGCGACGTTTCACTGCCCGCATCCTTCCTGGGCAGCCAGACAACCGCCGGTCGCGGGCTTTTTGTCACCAACCGCCCCTTGTCGCGGCCTGATAATTTTGATCGAACCAGCTTCCGGGGCGAACTGCCCGATGGATGGGATGCCGAGCTATATCGCAACGACCAGCTGATCGGCTATTTCCAGAGTCGCGGCGATGGGCGCTACGAATTTCTCGATGTTCCGTTGCTCTATGGCCAAAACCGCATGGAAGTCGTGCTGTATGGTCCGCAGGGTCAGATCAAGCGCGATGTCCGGATGATCCCGGTCGGGGCCAATTCGATTCCGCCGCGCGAAACCTATTATTGGGCGGGCATCCAAGATGCTGGCCGCGATCTTTTCAACTTTGGTGATAGTGATGAGCAGCCCTATAATGGTTTGCGTGCCGGTTTCGGTGTCGAACGGGGGCTTGATGCGAAGACCTCTGTCGGCGCGTCGGCGATAAGTTCGATCTATGAAGGCCGCCGTGACAGCTATTTCGAAGCCATGGTTCGCCGTGCAGTCGGCCCGACACTGGTCGAAGTAGCAGGAGCGGCTAATATCGATGGCGGATATGCGGTCCGCGGTCAGATGCTTGGCCAATTTGGCCAGGCTATGGTCGGTGCCCAGTCGCTATGGCTGTTTGGTGGTTTCCGCAGCGAGCAATATCTGCCGGGGTTGCGTGGAGAGCATATGCTCTCTGTCGATCACAGCATTAAAATCGGAACAAGATCAATCCCTTACGGTGTAAGCGCGACGCTGCGTGAGTGGTTGAACGGCAATCGGACTATCGAAGCCAAAGGCAGAATATCATTTAATATCAAGAATATAGCTGCATCTACCGACATAATCTGGGAGCAGACGAAATTCGCCTTCGGTACCGATCCCCCGCAAAAGCTTGACGCACAATTGCGCCTCAGCGGCCGAGTGGGCGGGTTGCGCTTGCGCGGTGAAGCGCGCTTTGGCTTGATGGGTGAAACCGGTTTCAAGGAATCGCGCATCACCGGCGAATGGCGTGCGGATGATAAGGCGAACTGGCGGGCCGAGCTTGGCTATGACGCGCGCAACAAACGCGCGCGCGCGACATTTGGCTATACGCGGCAGTTCGAGAAGTTTGCATTAACCGGCCAGGTCATGGGCGCAACCGATGGCGCGGTTGCCGCGCAGATCAGCCTTGCCTTTAGCATGGGTCCCAATCCGCATGGCAAGGGCTTCCACATGTCGTCGGAAAAGCTGGCGTCAAGTGGTCAGGCTGCGGTGCTGGTCTATCAGGACCAGAATGTGGATGGCATCCGTCAACCGAACGAACCTGTTGAAAAAGCGATAGAAATTACTGCCGGCTTGAATGGGCGTGGCAGAGCTACCGACGATGCGGGGCAGACCGTTATCGGAGGACTGGAACCTTATGTACCGATCCTGATCGGAATTGATGCAAGCAGCCTGCCTGATCCGTTTGTGCAGCCTGCCAATAGCGGGATGGTCGTCGTCCCGCGGCCAGGGATTCCGATTGTCGTTGAACTGCCGTTGGTGTCAGCAGGTGAAATCAGTGGTTATTTGCTCAAAGAGGGCGGGAAGTCGCTAAATGGCGTGGATATCGAGCTGCTCGACAAGGCCGGTCGTGTCGTGAAAAGCACGCGCAGCGAATATGACGGCTTTTTCCTGTTCGAGAGTGTGCCCTATGGCCAATACCGCCTTCGCGTCGGCGCGGTGGCCGCGAGTATCGTGGGAGTGCAGCCCGAAATCAGCGTGGCCGCCTCTCTCGATCGTAAGAGCCCGACGGTCGATCTGGGGCAAGTCATCTTGAAACCGTCGCAGCGTATTGCCGCAAGCAACTGA
- a CDS encoding molecular chaperone: MKFWWKTITLIAGSIGLFSVSTSPASAQGDLLVAPTRVILDGKRGTQVILNNIGAEETTYRISLEIKRMNADGRLEDIDPAGTTDAEKAALNLVRYAPRRVTLPPNQPQSIRIGLNPADTLPDGEYRVHMLFRSIPKSTPVTQEAQPEGLKIQLVPLYGITIPIIVRKGELSATAALANARLDRDEDGPVLALDATRKGSRSVYGEFRVSKPGQSKPIIVQKGIAIYPEIEKRKVELPLNEEEAAVIRGGEIVISYHDTPENGGGLITELRTVVR, translated from the coding sequence ATGAAGTTTTGGTGGAAAACCATCACGTTGATTGCCGGAAGTATCGGGCTGTTTTCGGTCTCGACATCTCCAGCAAGTGCACAGGGCGACCTTTTGGTCGCGCCGACACGCGTTATCCTTGATGGAAAGCGCGGAACCCAGGTGATCCTGAACAATATCGGTGCGGAAGAAACCACCTATCGTATCTCGCTGGAAATCAAGCGGATGAATGCCGACGGTCGGTTGGAAGATATCGATCCTGCGGGGACGACCGATGCTGAAAAAGCAGCGCTGAATTTGGTCCGCTACGCGCCGCGCCGGGTGACACTGCCGCCCAACCAGCCGCAGTCGATCCGTATCGGCCTCAACCCGGCCGACACGCTGCCCGACGGCGAGTATCGCGTCCATATGCTGTTCCGTTCGATTCCCAAATCGACGCCGGTGACGCAGGAAGCCCAGCCGGAAGGCCTTAAGATCCAGTTGGTGCCGCTATACGGCATCACCATTCCTATCATCGTGCGCAAGGGTGAACTTTCAGCGACTGCTGCCTTGGCCAACGCCCGGCTGGACCGCGACGAGGACGGCCCGGTGCTCGCATTGGATGCTACACGAAAAGGTAGCCGTTCGGTCTATGGCGAGTTTCGCGTCAGCAAGCCCGGCCAGTCCAAGCCGATCATCGTGCAAAAGGGCATCGCTATCTATCCTGAGATTGAAAAGCGCAAAGTCGAGCTTCCATTAAACGAAGAAGAGGCTGCAGTCATCCGAGGCGGAGAGATTGTAATCTCTTATCATGACACGCCCGAAAATGGCGGAGGCCTGATCACCGAATTGCGGACCGTGGTGCGCTGA
- a CDS encoding DUF4402 domain-containing protein — protein MINKMKLALAGAVIATGMVSNAAYAATEQAQATVDVLAAVAITVDAPLDFGVVAASAAGGTVTIGAGAAATAVGTGVIAISGSSAGRFHVSQATNGETIDLTVGNPSSLTGPGAPIALSGLGLSTSSIVYSSTTPETVYVGGTISLNPNQTAGAYTGTFDVTAEYQ, from the coding sequence ATGATCAACAAAATGAAGCTTGCGCTTGCTGGCGCAGTTATCGCTACCGGCATGGTTTCGAATGCCGCTTATGCCGCCACTGAGCAGGCTCAGGCTACCGTAGACGTACTCGCTGCCGTCGCCATCACCGTCGACGCGCCGCTGGACTTTGGCGTTGTTGCCGCTTCGGCCGCTGGTGGAACCGTGACCATCGGTGCTGGCGCCGCAGCTACCGCTGTTGGCACGGGCGTCATCGCCATCAGCGGAAGCAGCGCAGGTCGTTTCCATGTTTCGCAGGCAACCAACGGCGAAACCATCGATCTGACCGTTGGCAACCCTAGCTCGCTGACCGGACCCGGCGCACCGATCGCCCTGTCGGGTCTCGGTCTGTCGACCAGCAGCATCGTTTACAGCTCGACCACACCGGAAACCGTTTATGTCGGCGGTACGATCTCGCTGAACCCGAACCAGACCGCTGGTGCTTACACCGGTACGTTCGACGTGACGGCTGAATATCAGTAA
- a CDS encoding ParB/RepB/Spo0J family partition protein has protein sequence MSDGEKPVRKKMGLGRGLDALLGEVSLDRSAGRVASGGEQKVTLAAAEGVSSIATADIHPNPSQPRRHFTDESIEELAQSLKRHGLIQPILVRPHGGSYQIVAGERRWRAAQRAQLHQIKAIIRNLSDEETLEIALIENIQRQDLNPIEEAEAYRKLCEDFGHSQSELAAIVEKSRSHVANMMRLLELPSLVRELVIEGKLSMGHARALIGVDDNARLAALVVKQGLSVRQIEALVRKSRVQDGSAAKPRISRDGPANDADIRAVEQHLGDLLGLKVRIAHKGPGGAGAVTFEYRSLDQLDMLCQRLTGEQF, from the coding sequence ATGAGTGACGGCGAAAAACCTGTGCGCAAGAAAATGGGTCTAGGCCGTGGGCTCGACGCCTTGCTTGGTGAGGTTTCGCTCGATCGAAGCGCGGGTCGCGTAGCGAGCGGTGGCGAGCAGAAGGTAACGCTTGCTGCTGCCGAGGGCGTTTCGTCGATTGCGACGGCCGATATCCACCCCAACCCCTCGCAACCGCGCAGGCATTTTACTGACGAGTCGATTGAGGAACTGGCGCAAAGCCTGAAGCGGCACGGCCTGATTCAACCCATCCTCGTTCGCCCGCATGGCGGGAGCTATCAAATTGTCGCTGGTGAACGGCGCTGGCGCGCGGCGCAACGCGCCCAACTCCACCAAATTAAAGCCATTATTCGCAATCTTTCCGACGAGGAAACGCTTGAGATCGCGCTGATCGAGAATATCCAGCGGCAGGACCTCAATCCGATTGAAGAGGCCGAGGCTTATCGCAAGCTGTGCGAAGATTTCGGGCACAGCCAGAGTGAGTTGGCCGCGATCGTTGAGAAATCGCGCAGCCATGTCGCCAATATGATGCGGCTGCTGGAGTTGCCCTCGCTCGTGCGCGAACTGGTAATAGAGGGCAAGCTGTCCATGGGTCATGCCCGTGCACTTATTGGCGTTGATGATAATGCCCGCCTCGCGGCGCTGGTCGTCAAACAGGGCCTATCGGTTCGCCAGATCGAAGCGCTTGTCCGCAAATCCCGCGTTCAGGACGGCAGCGCCGCAAAGCCCCGCATCAGCCGCGATGGCCCGGCGAACGACGCAGATATCCGCGCGGTCGAGCAGCATCTGGGCGATCTTCTGGGGCTGAAGGTACGCATCGCGCATAAAGGGCCTGGCGGGGCAGGGGCGGTGACCTTTGAATATCGCAGCCTCGATCAACTCGACATGCTTTGCCAAAGGCTTACGGGCGAACAATTCTGA
- a CDS encoding ParA family protein: MIRIAIANQKGGVGKTTTAINLATALAACGRRCLLIDLDPQGNASTGLGVKTADRQYSSYDVMMGDATLDEAVSSTMIPGLDILPATVDLSGAEVELVEHTDRAHKLQKALALEEARWDVCLIDCPPSLGMLTINALVAADSILVPLQCEFFALEGLSQLLQTVERIQQRFNSSLSILGVALTMYDRRNRLTEQVAEDVRSCLSGLVFETVIPRNVRLSEAPSHGLPALIYDHRCTGSEAYMSLARELLARLPAEELAA, encoded by the coding sequence ATGATCCGTATCGCCATTGCAAATCAGAAGGGTGGAGTCGGGAAAACGACGACGGCGATCAACCTTGCAACCGCGCTGGCTGCATGTGGGCGTCGCTGCTTGTTGATCGATCTCGATCCACAGGGCAATGCCTCGACCGGATTGGGCGTGAAGACCGCAGACCGTCAATATAGCAGCTATGATGTGATGATGGGCGATGCGACGCTGGACGAGGCAGTGTCATCGACCATGATACCCGGCCTCGATATTCTGCCCGCTACAGTTGACCTTTCGGGGGCAGAGGTCGAGCTGGTAGAACATACCGATCGCGCGCACAAACTGCAAAAGGCGCTGGCACTTGAAGAGGCGCGCTGGGATGTCTGCCTGATTGACTGCCCGCCGTCGCTGGGGATGTTGACCATCAATGCACTGGTTGCAGCCGATTCCATCCTTGTTCCATTGCAATGCGAATTCTTTGCGCTGGAAGGTTTAAGTCAGCTTTTACAAACAGTTGAACGTATCCAGCAGCGTTTCAATTCCTCATTATCGATTCTTGGTGTTGCGTTGACCATGTATGACCGGCGCAATCGTCTGACCGAGCAAGTTGCCGAAGATGTGCGCAGTTGCCTGAGTGGATTGGTGTTCGAAACCGTCATTCCGCGCAATGTGCGCTTGTCCGAAGCGCCCAGCCATGGTTTGCCCGCCTTGATCTATGATCATCGGTGCACTGGTTCCGAAGCTTATATGAGTCTGGCTCGCGAACTGTTGGCGCGTCTGCCGGCTGAGGAGTTGGCTGCATGA
- the rsmG gene encoding 16S rRNA (guanine(527)-N(7))-methyltransferase RsmG, producing MTEDEAKAWLAEQFNVSRETWGRLDAFVTFLKAEASQQNLISASTLEYIWARHIVDSAQLLLSAPVRSGNWIDLGSGAGFPGIVIALLSDWQVTLVESRAKRIDYLDRAIRQVGIEGRASVAGMPVERVETVQYDVISARAFAPLPKLLSLAERFSTDKTMWLLPKGRNAVNELEEASKAWDLDFSVQPSVTDPDAGILVGSVRGTSAKTGLAKGRQKR from the coding sequence ATGACCGAAGATGAAGCCAAAGCCTGGCTTGCTGAACAGTTTAATGTTTCACGTGAAACATGGGGCCGCCTCGACGCGTTCGTCACATTCTTGAAAGCCGAGGCCAGCCAGCAGAATTTGATCTCTGCGTCGACCTTAGAGTATATTTGGGCACGACACATTGTTGATAGCGCCCAATTGTTACTCTCGGCACCTGTCCGCTCGGGCAACTGGATCGATCTTGGCTCTGGCGCGGGCTTCCCGGGAATTGTGATTGCCTTGCTGAGCGATTGGCAAGTGACGCTGGTGGAATCGCGCGCAAAGCGAATCGACTATTTAGATCGGGCCATCCGACAGGTCGGGATAGAAGGACGGGCCTCAGTCGCAGGAATGCCGGTCGAACGCGTGGAAACCGTCCAATATGATGTCATTAGTGCCCGCGCCTTCGCACCTTTACCGAAGTTGCTTTCGCTCGCAGAACGATTTTCCACAGATAAGACGATGTGGTTGCTGCCAAAGGGACGAAATGCGGTTAATGAGCTTGAGGAAGCCAGCAAGGCGTGGGATTTGGATTTTTCGGTTCAACCCAGCGTGACCGACCCTGATGCGGGGATATTGGTAGGTTCAGTGCGCGGAACCAGTGCCAAAACGGGGCTGGCAAAAGGACGGCAGAAAAGATGA